The DNA window TACGAAACCGAGCAACAGGCGCAGCGCGAGGCCGGTCTAGTCGAGCAGAAGGATTACCGGACGTTCGACATCGCCGTCTCCCAGGTTCCGGCCGGTCAGGACGTCCGCACCCGCCTCGTCTATATCCAGGCCATGCCGGTGGATACCGGCGTCGGTCGCTACGTCTACCCCCTCGAGGAGGGTGGCGTCGACGAGGACCGAAAAGCGTTCTGGCTGCTCAACGACCAGGTCGCGACGGAGTTTACCTTCGACCTCCGGCTCCGCTCGGGCTACCCGGTGTCAGACATGCGGCTGCCGGACCACCCGAATGCCCTGGTTTCACGCCATTCCGAGCAGGAATGGTCGGTGCGCATAGCCCCCAATCAATCGGCCGAAGACGACGGTCCGATTCAGCCGGCCGGGATAAGGTATCCCGGCACAGCCGCACGGCTGGATACCGACATCGTCACCTATTGGCGATTGGAAAGCGGCCTGCCGGCGGGCATCAATCTGGTTGCCAACAAAGCACCCGGCGATAAACGCGGAACATTCATGCTGGTCGTCACGCCAGGTGATGACTTGCCACCGATCAGCCGCGGCCGCGACTGGGTATTCGTCCTCGACAAATCGGGCTCGATGCAGACCAAGTTCCACACCCTGGCCGAAGGCGTCGCAGAAGCCGTCAGCAAGATGCCGCCGGATGACCGATTTCGAATATTCCTCTTCGACCGGACGGCGTCGGAAATGACCTCCGGCTTCGTTGCCGCGAGCTCAACCGAAGCGCGAACCGCGTTGGATCTATTGCGAGCGGTGCAGCCGGATAACGGCACCAACCTCTATGGCGGCCTCGACCTCGGCCTACGTGCCGTTGATGCCGACCGGACAAGCGGTATCGTGTTGGTGACCGATGGCGTCGCCAATGTCGGCGAAGTGCGGCAGCGGGCTTTCGTCGACCGCGTCAGGCAGCAGGATACCCGCCTGTTCACGGTGATCATGGGGAACAGCGCCAACCGGCCGCTGCTCGAGGCGATGACCGGAGCATCTGGCGGCTCGGCGGTCAGCGTTTCGAACAGCGATGACGTCGTCGGCGTGGTCATGGAGGCGCTGAGCCGTCTCGGTCATGAAGCGATGACCGATGTCGAGCTGTCGATCGAGGGTGTTCGCACCGCCGATGTCACCCCGTCTGCTCCGGGTAATCTGTACCGCGGCCAACAGTTGTCGCTGTTCGGCCACTATTGGAATGGTGGTCCGGCGGAAGTCATATTGAAAGGCCGCATCGGCGGTGAGGACCGGGTCTACCGCGCACGGTTCGCCTTTCCCGGCGAGGCGACCCTCAATCCCGAAATCGAGCGACTTTGGGCCTTCTCGCAGGTCGACCGACTGCTGACCGAGAACGACCATTTCGGCGAAACCGGCGACCGCGCGCAGGCGATCACTGACCTTGCCATCGAATACGGTCTGCTGACGCCCTATACGTCAATCATCGCGCTCCGCCCTGAGATGTATGCCCAATACGGCATCGAACGCAAACAGGGCGTCCGCCGCAGCATCGAGGAACAGGCGCAGCTGCGCCGCCTGTCGGAGAAAATCGCCAACAACCGGGCCGACGAGAACAGTCCGATGTTCCAGACCGCCCGCGCCGGTCACGGCACTGGCACGGGATCGCTCGGACTGGTCGGATTTCTGGTCGCCGCCGTGGCTGCCATCGCAGCGCTTGGCGTCGGCCGGCGAGCGGCCGGAAAGTCCACGCCGTGAATGACCGCGTGATTATGCAGAGCCATGGCGGACTATCGCCGCCATGGTTCTCTCTTTTCGCCACCGCCGGTTGCGTCGGCCTCTATTTGGCCTTTGGCGCGGCGAATGCGGATCTGCTCTATGATCGCGCGGCGATCGAATCTTTTGAGATTTGGCGACTTCTGGCCGGCCACTTGGTTCACACCGATATCGAGCATTTGGTGTGGAACGCCGGTGCCCTCCTCATCCTCGCCATGACGGCGGAAATGGGGTTTCACCGGCGCTGGCCGGATTTGATCTCTGCCCTAGGCATAGGGGCGATTAGCATTACCGTCGCATTGCTGGTGCTGAGGCCCGAATTGCGACTCTATTGCGGGCTATCAGGCGTGCTCAACACATTGCTGGTCCTCGTCCTCTATGACGGTTGGAAGGCCACCAGGCACTGGATCTTTCCCGCCATTGCCATCGGCGACGTGGTCAAGATCACCACCGAAGCGGCGCTCGGCGAAGCAGTCTTTACCAGCGCCGCATGGCCCTCGGTCCCCGAGGCTCACGCGGCCGGTCTGCTGGCCGGCATCGCGATCGCGTTCTATCGCGATGCGCGCGGAAAATA is part of the Alphaproteobacteria bacterium genome and encodes:
- a CDS encoding VWA domain-containing protein, which encodes MLRSYRFLCGYAAALIFALGVSLAGGPATAAGLLAPADGSRANIEIKTHNVTVIIENSFAITTIDQVFHNPHPQALETVYSFPVPEDAAVAEFTYWIDGQPVIGEVLPKEKARQVYETEQQAQREAGLVEQKDYRTFDIAVSQVPAGQDVRTRLVYIQAMPVDTGVGRYVYPLEEGGVDEDRKAFWLLNDQVATEFTFDLRLRSGYPVSDMRLPDHPNALVSRHSEQEWSVRIAPNQSAEDDGPIQPAGIRYPGTAARLDTDIVTYWRLESGLPAGINLVANKAPGDKRGTFMLVVTPGDDLPPISRGRDWVFVLDKSGSMQTKFHTLAEGVAEAVSKMPPDDRFRIFLFDRTASEMTSGFVAASSTEARTALDLLRAVQPDNGTNLYGGLDLGLRAVDADRTSGIVLVTDGVANVGEVRQRAFVDRVRQQDTRLFTVIMGNSANRPLLEAMTGASGGSAVSVSNSDDVVGVVMEALSRLGHEAMTDVELSIEGVRTADVTPSAPGNLYRGQQLSLFGHYWNGGPAEVILKGRIGGEDRVYRARFAFPGEATLNPEIERLWAFSQVDRLLTENDHFGETGDRAQAITDLAIEYGLLTPYTSIIALRPEMYAQYGIERKQGVRRSIEEQAQLRRLSEKIANNRADENSPMFQTARAGHGTGTGSLGLVGFLVAAVAAIAALGVGRRAAGKSTP
- the rrtA gene encoding rhombosortase; the protein is MNDRVIMQSHGGLSPPWFSLFATAGCVGLYLAFGAANADLLYDRAAIESFEIWRLLAGHLVHTDIEHLVWNAGALLILAMTAEMGFHRRWPDLISALGIGAISITVALLVLRPELRLYCGLSGVLNTLLVLVLYDGWKATRHWIFPAIAIGDVVKITTEAALGEAVFTSAAWPSVPEAHAAGLLAGIAIAFYRDARGKYDAPLAA